One Amorphoplanes digitatis genomic window carries:
- a CDS encoding LacI family DNA-binding transcriptional regulator: MSAARSPDGTVDAPAERRPTLTQVAALAGVSLKTASRALNSEPNVAEATGRRVRDAADHLGYRLNGIARELRRGATSALVGLISGDLTNPFYSAVASGIERELRQHGLQLVTANNDEDAELEHALIDAFLERRVRALLVVPSADRHAYLAIEGSRGVPFVFLDRPPVGLDADVVVIDNAGGARAAAEHLLTRGHRRIALVADLARMVPQRGRIEGFQQAMRASGNDEWAPFLRTDVHDVSSAERTVRELLALDPAPTALFTTNNRLTTGALRALKEHPDPPALIGFDDFDLAEVIGTTVVAHDAVAMGREAARLAFERISGHSGPARSIVISTSVIARGSGERAPRIGD; this comes from the coding sequence ATGTCAGCAGCCCGGTCCCCCGACGGGACCGTCGATGCCCCGGCCGAGCGCCGGCCGACGCTCACCCAGGTGGCCGCCCTGGCCGGGGTGAGCCTCAAGACGGCCTCGCGGGCGCTGAACAGCGAGCCGAACGTGGCCGAGGCCACCGGGCGCCGGGTCCGCGACGCGGCGGACCACCTCGGCTACCGGCTCAACGGCATCGCCCGGGAGCTGCGCCGCGGCGCCACCTCCGCGCTCGTCGGCCTGATCAGCGGCGACCTGACCAACCCGTTCTACTCGGCCGTGGCCAGCGGCATCGAGCGCGAGCTGCGCCAGCACGGCCTGCAACTGGTGACGGCGAACAACGACGAGGACGCAGAGCTGGAGCACGCGCTGATCGACGCGTTCCTCGAGCGGCGGGTACGCGCCCTGCTGGTGGTGCCGAGCGCGGACCGGCACGCGTACCTCGCGATCGAGGGCAGCCGCGGCGTGCCGTTCGTCTTCCTGGACCGGCCGCCGGTCGGCCTCGACGCCGACGTGGTCGTCATCGACAACGCGGGCGGGGCGCGTGCCGCCGCGGAGCACCTGCTGACCCGCGGGCACCGCCGGATCGCGCTGGTCGCCGACCTGGCCCGGATGGTGCCGCAGCGCGGCCGGATCGAGGGCTTCCAGCAGGCGATGCGCGCCTCGGGCAACGACGAATGGGCGCCGTTCCTGCGCACCGACGTGCACGACGTCAGCAGCGCCGAGCGGACCGTGCGCGAGCTGCTGGCGCTGGATCCGGCCCCGACGGCGCTGTTCACCACGAACAACCGGCTGACCACCGGTGCGCTGCGGGCGCTGAAGGAGCACCCCGACCCGCCGGCGCTGATCGGCTTCGACGACTTCGACCTGGCCGAGGTGATCGGCACGACGGTGGTGGCACACGACGCGGTCGCGATGGGCCGCGAGGCGGCCCGGCTCGCGTTCGAGCGGATCAGCGGCCACTCGGGCCCGGCCCGCTCGATCGTCATCTCCACCTCCGTCATAGCCCGGGGCAGCGGGGAGCGGGCGCCACGGATCGGTGACTGA
- a CDS encoding acyltransferase family protein produces MTEGTPSGRDRYFDTLRTLAIVRVVVFHAFPIAALELVFPSMAVMFALGGSLMVKSLDRAEVQAVRNRLRRLLPALWVMALIVVPLMIRDGWPDRPSWPHMLLWVFPIADPPSSEYGSPAAGVLWYLVTYLWLVLLSPLLLRLYRRWNLPTVLLPLVGLMLLMAYRDMFGDTVAWVAHNVLMFGACWVLGFAHREGDLAKLRPATVLGVAAACVGGGLGWAYLHPGEEGFDLTGRPVAYAIFSVGFVLALLRWTPRMDWLARIRPLDGLVSMVNNRAVTIYLWHNVAITVAIALYDPLELWKLPTQGFQTAVDFSIAIALIGVAVLVLGWVEDLAARRRPRLSPFVRRREPARPAVAAPEPVPAAH; encoded by the coding sequence GTGACCGAGGGAACTCCGTCCGGACGAGATCGTTATTTCGACACTCTGCGTACACTCGCGATCGTTCGGGTCGTGGTGTTCCACGCCTTCCCGATCGCCGCGCTCGAGCTCGTCTTCCCCTCGATGGCCGTGATGTTCGCGCTCGGCGGCTCGCTGATGGTGAAGTCGCTGGACCGGGCCGAGGTCCAGGCGGTCAGGAACCGCCTCCGGCGGCTGCTGCCCGCGCTGTGGGTGATGGCGCTGATCGTGGTGCCGCTGATGATCCGGGATGGCTGGCCGGACCGGCCGTCCTGGCCGCACATGCTGCTCTGGGTGTTCCCGATCGCCGACCCGCCGTCGAGCGAGTACGGCTCTCCGGCGGCCGGGGTGCTCTGGTACCTGGTCACCTACCTCTGGCTGGTGCTGCTCTCGCCGCTGCTGCTGCGCCTCTACCGGCGGTGGAACCTGCCGACCGTGCTGTTGCCGCTGGTCGGGCTGATGCTGCTGATGGCGTACCGGGACATGTTCGGCGACACCGTCGCCTGGGTCGCGCACAACGTCCTGATGTTCGGCGCCTGCTGGGTGCTCGGCTTCGCGCACCGCGAGGGCGACCTCGCCAAGCTTCGCCCCGCGACGGTCCTCGGCGTCGCCGCCGCCTGCGTCGGCGGCGGCCTCGGCTGGGCCTACCTGCACCCGGGCGAGGAGGGCTTCGACCTGACCGGCCGCCCGGTCGCGTACGCGATCTTCAGTGTCGGTTTCGTGCTCGCCCTGCTGCGCTGGACGCCGCGGATGGACTGGCTGGCCCGGATCCGCCCGCTGGACGGCCTGGTGTCGATGGTGAACAACCGGGCCGTGACGATCTACCTGTGGCACAACGTGGCCATCACCGTCGCGATCGCCCTCTACGACCCGCTCGAACTCTGGAAGCTGCCCACCCAGGGCTTCCAGACCGCCGTCGACTTCTCGATCGCGATCGCGCTCATCGGGGTCGCCGTCCTGGTCCTCGGCTGGGTCGAGGACCTCGCCGCCCGGCGGCGGCCGCGGCTCTCGCCGTTCGTCCGGCGGCGCGAGCCCGCGCGGCCCGCGGTCGCGGCGCCCGAACCCGTGCCGGCCGCGCACTGA
- a CDS encoding winged helix-turn-helix domain-containing protein: protein MPQIRDAAVLKAVAHPVRRRLLDVLRVDGPSMPSVLARCTGQAVANVSHHLRVLAEAGLIEEAPDLARNRKEHWWRMPDRSISWSVADFGDDAAGLAAADAALALDLQRQVELVSTWLGSPASREEPWTGAAFSTDGFLRLSPAELAALGAEIQQVIDRYAGRPEAPDREPVFVIGRGFPARP, encoded by the coding sequence ATGCCTCAGATCAGGGACGCGGCCGTGCTCAAGGCGGTGGCGCATCCGGTCCGCCGCCGCCTGCTGGACGTGCTGCGGGTCGACGGACCGTCGATGCCGAGCGTGCTCGCCCGCTGCACCGGGCAGGCGGTCGCCAACGTCAGTCATCACCTGCGGGTTCTCGCCGAGGCCGGCCTCATCGAGGAGGCGCCGGACCTGGCCCGCAACCGCAAGGAGCACTGGTGGCGCATGCCGGACCGCAGCATCAGCTGGAGCGTCGCGGACTTCGGCGACGACGCGGCCGGCCTGGCCGCGGCCGACGCCGCGCTGGCGCTCGACCTCCAGCGCCAGGTCGAGCTGGTCTCCACCTGGCTCGGCAGCCCGGCGTCGCGGGAGGAGCCGTGGACCGGCGCCGCGTTCTCCACCGACGGCTTCCTGCGGCTGAGCCCGGCCGAGCTCGCGGCGCTCGGTGCCGAGATCCAGCAGGTCATCGACCGCTACGCGGGCCGGCCCGAGGCGCCCGACCGGGAGCCGGTCTTCGTGATCGGCCGGGGCTTCCCGGCCCGCCCGTGA
- a CDS encoding MFS transporter, with protein MTAAAPAGRRGLRRSVLRDADFRRLWAGMTVSRLGSSVAAVTTPLIAVQVLDAGAFGVSLLTAAAWLPWLLIGLPAGAWIDRVARRPVMLISDLIAAALVISVPVAAWLGRLTMAHLLAVALLLGVATVFFTVAWTAYLPAMFDADDLVEANSALQGTESAAQVAGPAAGGLLIAAVSAVAGLVVDALSFLFSAFMLWRIRRAERRPAVAGGGSIWREIAAGVRWLLRDRFLRNLTAYGAAANLWLTGMNAITVVFLVREVGVSTAGVGMLLAAVALGGVGAAAVTPRLVSGLGGARALVACKVFGGVASLLVPLTRPGPGLCVFVAGMLGIAAGAIAGNVVTASFRQAYVPAGLLGRVLTGMQFVNYGAIPVGAVLGGAAAGLLGTRGAMWIMAIGYALSGLILLLGPLRGRRDLPVADVALAG; from the coding sequence GTGACCGCCGCCGCGCCGGCCGGCCGCCGCGGCCTGCGCCGGAGCGTGCTGCGCGACGCCGATTTCCGCAGGTTGTGGGCCGGCATGACGGTCAGCCGGCTCGGCAGCTCGGTCGCGGCCGTCACCACGCCGCTGATCGCCGTGCAGGTGCTCGACGCGGGCGCGTTCGGCGTCAGCCTGCTCACCGCCGCGGCCTGGCTGCCATGGCTGCTGATCGGGCTGCCCGCCGGCGCCTGGATCGACCGGGTCGCCCGCAGGCCGGTGATGCTGATCAGCGACCTGATCGCCGCGGCGCTGGTGATCAGCGTGCCGGTCGCGGCCTGGCTCGGCCGCCTGACCATGGCGCACCTGCTGGCGGTGGCGCTGCTGCTCGGCGTGGCCACGGTCTTCTTCACCGTGGCCTGGACGGCCTACCTGCCGGCGATGTTCGACGCCGACGACCTGGTCGAGGCGAACTCGGCCCTGCAAGGCACCGAGTCGGCGGCCCAGGTCGCCGGCCCGGCGGCTGGCGGCCTGCTGATCGCGGCCGTCAGCGCGGTCGCGGGCCTGGTGGTGGACGCGCTCAGCTTCCTGTTCTCGGCGTTCATGCTGTGGCGCATCCGCCGCGCCGAGCGCCGGCCGGCGGTCGCCGGCGGCGGGAGCATCTGGCGCGAGATCGCGGCGGGTGTCCGCTGGCTGCTCCGCGACCGCTTCCTGCGCAACCTGACCGCGTACGGCGCGGCGGCGAACCTCTGGCTCACCGGCATGAACGCCATCACGGTCGTCTTCCTGGTCCGCGAGGTCGGCGTCAGCACCGCCGGGGTCGGCATGCTGCTTGCCGCGGTCGCCCTGGGCGGCGTCGGCGCGGCCGCGGTCACCCCGCGGCTGGTGAGCGGCCTCGGCGGCGCCCGGGCGCTGGTCGCCTGCAAGGTCTTCGGCGGGGTGGCGTCGCTGCTCGTGCCCCTCACCCGGCCGGGGCCGGGCCTGTGCGTCTTCGTCGCCGGCATGCTCGGCATCGCGGCCGGCGCCATCGCGGGCAACGTGGTGACCGCGAGCTTCCGCCAGGCGTACGTCCCGGCCGGACTGCTCGGCCGGGTGCTGACCGGCATGCAGTTCGTGAACTACGGCGCGATCCCGGTCGGCGCCGTCCTGGGCGGCGCGGCCGCCGGCCTGCTGGGCACCCGGGGCGCCATGTGGATCATGGCAATCGGGTACGCCCTGAGCGGCCTGATCCTCCTGCTGGGCCCGCTGCGCGGCCGTCGCGACCTGCCGGTGGCCGACGTCGCCCTCGCGGGCTGA
- the ligD gene encoding non-homologous end-joining DNA ligase yields MAEKEERDGVPLTNLDQELFPGAGATKRDLVDYLDAVRDRIIGVLADRPLSVVRVLRGQDRFMQKNLPKYTPEWVPRTAVWAEASHREVQYALCNDRRTLLWFANQRAVEYHPTLMTIHERDRPTHLIMDLDPPEGGAFDVVVRAAGLVRQALADAGMSGAVKTSGSKGVHIFVPLDGHAATVDVAAATRALAARAERIDPELATTAFIREDRHGKVFLDATRAGGATVVAAYSPRIRPGVPVSFPVGWDDLGDVTPADFTLHTAPGLLKERDLWADAMPGPQPLDPGLVEEGHTIPVARVAAMHEGKRRARAKRAEG; encoded by the coding sequence ATGGCCGAGAAGGAAGAGCGTGACGGCGTACCGCTGACGAACCTGGACCAGGAGCTCTTCCCCGGCGCCGGCGCGACCAAGCGCGACCTGGTGGACTACCTGGACGCGGTCCGCGACCGGATCATCGGTGTCCTGGCCGACCGGCCGCTGTCGGTGGTCCGGGTGCTGCGCGGCCAGGACCGCTTCATGCAGAAGAACCTGCCGAAGTACACGCCGGAGTGGGTACCGCGCACCGCGGTGTGGGCCGAGGCGTCACACCGCGAGGTGCAGTACGCCCTCTGCAACGACCGCCGCACGCTGCTGTGGTTCGCCAACCAGCGCGCGGTCGAGTACCACCCGACGCTGATGACCATCCACGAGCGCGACCGCCCCACCCACCTGATCATGGACCTGGATCCGCCGGAGGGCGGCGCGTTCGACGTGGTCGTGCGGGCGGCCGGTCTGGTCCGGCAGGCGCTCGCCGACGCGGGCATGTCCGGCGCCGTGAAGACCAGCGGGTCGAAGGGCGTGCACATCTTCGTGCCGCTCGACGGACACGCCGCCACCGTCGACGTGGCCGCCGCGACCCGGGCGCTCGCGGCCCGCGCCGAGCGGATCGACCCGGAGCTCGCCACCACCGCCTTCATCCGCGAGGACCGGCACGGCAAGGTCTTCCTGGACGCCACCCGGGCCGGCGGCGCCACCGTGGTGGCCGCGTACAGCCCGCGGATCCGGCCGGGGGTTCCGGTGTCGTTCCCCGTCGGGTGGGACGACCTCGGCGACGTGACGCCGGCCGACTTCACCCTGCACACCGCGCCCGGCCTGCTGAAGGAGCGCGATCTGTGGGCCGACGCGATGCCGGGGCCGCAGCCGCTCGACCCGGGCCTGGTCGAGGAGGGCCACACCATCCCGGTGGCCCGGGTCGCGGCGATGCACGAGGGCAAGCGCCGCGCCCGCGCCAAGCGCGCCGAGGGTTAG